From Canis lupus baileyi chromosome 16, mCanLup2.hap1, whole genome shotgun sequence:
ATCCACTATTACATTGGGTCTTTCTTTATACTGAAGCATGGATGGTGATATCACAAACACAGAATTGAGTTTAAATTTATAGTTGCATCCTGAAATTCAGTCTGatgcttttgttccttttattgtCAAATAGTTTTATTAAATCAGTTGGGTTTGAGAAAAAGAACCCCCAGGGGATATCATATTCAATGGTAAAAGcctgaaagcttttcttttaagatcagaAAGAAGTCAAGGATGTCTGCCTTTgccacttttactcaacatagtactagaagttctagccagagaaattagggaagaaaaagaaataaaaggcatctcaAGGTCGAGGgagggagccccatgtcgggctccacacttagtgcagagtctgcttgggactctctctccctcttcctctgcccctccccccatgctcactctctctcaaataaattttattttattttatttttttttttaatttttttatttatttatgatagtcacagagagagagagagagagagagagagagagagaggcagagacacaggcagagggagaagcaggctccatgcaccaggagcccgatgtgggattcgatcccggatctccaggatcgcgccctgggccaaaggcaggcgccaaaccgctgcgccacccagggatccctcaaataaattttaaaatgccaatgaTCTTTTCTTCAAATAGAAAAGTCCATCCTGAAATTCCCATGGAATCTCAGCAACTCTAAAGagccaaaacagtcttgaaaacTAAGAACAAGCCTAGAACTCCCACTTCCTCATTTccaaacttactacaaagctatagtcatcaaagcagtgtggcactggcataaagacagacatagaccaatggaatggaatagagagcccagaaataaaccctcacgtATGggtcaaatgacttttttttttttttttttaagatttacttatttattcatgagagacacacggagagaggcagagacacaagcagagggagaagcaggcgcctcgtagggagcctgatgtgggactcaatcccagatcctgggatcatgccctgaaccgaaggcagacgctcaaccactgagccacccaggcgtcccaggtcaaatgatttttgacgaGGCTGCCAATACCATTCAAtaggggaaaggacagtctctcaacaaatggtgctgagaaaactgtaTATCCACATGCAAACAAATGAAGTTGGAGCCATACTTAACATTGtgtgcaaaaattaactcaaaatgggtcaaaaacctaaatgtaagacctaaaactgtaaaactcctagaagaaagcagAAGGCAAAAGCCTCACGACTTTGGATTTGGTAATAATTTCTTGGATAGGACTCCAACGGtacaaaaaatgaggaaaaaaagacaaaatggactttgtggtaattaacattttttgtgtATCAAAGGATGATATCAAGAGTAACAAGGCAACCCactgaattagaaaaaatattcacaaatcttATATctaataaggaattaatatccagaatatacatagaactcctaaaactctaaaacaaaaaaaccgaacagcctgattttaaaatggacagagggaggggcgcctgggtggctcagtggttgagtttcttgTAGCCAAGAAACTCTAatgtataaatcttttttttaaaaaaatgctaaacatagaattagcatatgatccaataattccacttgtgggcatatacccaaaagaactgacaGCTAGAGCGGTATGTACAGCAAAGTTCatggcagcactattcacaatggctgcaatgtggaagcaacccaagttccatcaacacatgaatggatatgcaaaatgtggtatatacatacaatggaatattgttcaactttgaaaaggaaggaaattctgacacactATACAACAAGGATGAAGCTTGACAAcgttatactgagtgaaataagccagacccaaaagacaaatactatatgattccatttatatgaagtacttAGTCACATATGAGTGGGTCAAAGTCACAGGGACAAAAAACatgatggtggttgccagaaactgggggaggggagagggcgaGAGAATGGAGAGTTACTCTCTAGTGGATACAGTTTTAAAGATGACAGGAGCTATGCATATGGATGGAGTCCCCACACAGATGTGGTGATGGCTGTGCAACATCATGGATGCATTtgataccactgaactgtacccTTAAAAACGGTTATGGTAAATTTTGTGTAtcttttaccacaatttttaaaaattggaaacaaaagtGGGAAAACCAACGAAACCACAAGAAAAACAACCAAATGGCACAAACAAGATGCGTAGGGATAAGAGATGGAAGAGTAAGACTTATGTTATAGTTCAAAAGTCTTCAAATTATATAAATTGGTAActgcatgtatatatatgcatatatcatgCCCCACGGAGGTGCACCCAGATGTCCAGGAAACTCATCCCTGAAGTTGAGAATTTTTCCTCTTATCTGTGTCTCAGTGTGAGCAGGAACTTGGCTACAAGAAAAGTCATGGTCAGGTATGAAGGAGGGAGAAGATCCATTCAACTTTGCATTTGCCATTGCAGTGGAGCATCTGCAAATTACATCCCTCTACACCCAAATTACTAGTTTATATGAACTGCAAATTATAAAAAGCAATTAATGGGGCTTTGTATTGGACCTTGAGCACATAAACTGAACCTAAATTTGACCTAATGATctttaataatgtaaaaaaaaaaaaaaaaaagagctcttgAATGTGGAGGCAGGAAAccgattttttaaataatctttttattttgaaatcattacCAGTTCACTCGAAGTGACAAAAACAATAGGAAGAGGTCCCAAGTTCCCTTTGCTCAGTTCCTCCTAGTGGCTACATCTTATCCACAGTATCAAGATCAGAAGGCTGACACTGggacaatgtgtgtgtgtgttactttaTCACCCATGTTGATTTGTTGTAACCACCACTGCAAACAGGGTACAGAGCCAGTCGCCCATGGCAAAGACATCCTTCCTGCCACTCCTTGATCGTGACACCCACTCCCTCTCACTCTTATCCCCATGTCACCTGTGACCATTGGCACCTGCTAATTCATTCTCCATCTCTATCTCCTTGAAGAgacttttacctttttaaagatctatttattctttagagagagagagagggagagcatgagttcATGCACagtggcagggggagaagaagaggagagaatctcaagccaactctccactgagtgtggagcccaatgtgggcatccatttcatgaccctgagatcatgacctgaggggaaattgagtcagacactcaactgaatgagccacccaggtgccctaaggaGACTGAGTTTTAAATCCAACTTTTGAccctgccagctgtgtgaccttggatgagtcaCTTCTCTTTTCTGGACTTTATCCATCTCATCTATAATAAGATGAGGTTGGACTATATCAACATTTCTCTCAAATTCCCAGAGGATGATAGGATCCTGAAGTTCCACAGGGATTACAAAAAGGAAAACGGGTTTTAGGGTGAAATAAATGACACCTGAGGAGGTCCTTAAcctgggtttttctctttttctcttgcagGAAGGTTTGAGCTTTGCTTTCAAGGTGGCCATGACCACTATGGCCACAGGGTGAGTCAGCCAATGAAGAATGATGCCTATTACATGCTAGGCATTATTCTAGACTTTGGATGGGACAGTGAACCTGGCAAAACACTGTCCTTGAGGAGTCTGGGTCCAGAGGGAGGAACTAGATTGTAAACACCCAAGCACACAAATAAATGACTTCCAGCACTGGGAAGCATCGTGAAGAATAGAGTGGgggtagtcagggaaggcttcttggagaagGTGATGGCTGAACTGGAACCAGAATGATGAAAAGGTGGCCACCATGTGAAGACTGTGGGCAAAGTTGGAGGATGACAATTCCAAGCAGAAAGGCCATCAAAGGCCCTGAGCCAGGTTAATTTGGGACAGTCATGGCTCAGAGAGAGGGCCACTGTGGCTGGAATAcagtgaggagggaggggagaagtaGGAGGTGATTTGACAGGGGATGGGAGGGGCCACACCTGCCAAGTCCTACAGGCTCCAGTCAGGGATTTGGAGTTAATTTTGACTGCAATGGGCAACCAACAGAGGCTTTCAAGCAGGAGAACGATGTGTcttatttgtgctttatttttttttaagattttatttatttattcatgagagacacacacacagagagagagagagagagagagagagagaggcagagacataggtagaaggaggagcaggctccacgcagggagcctgatgtgggacttgatcctgggaccccaggatcatgccctggtccaaaggcaggcactaaaccactgagccacccaggcgtcccttttttgtGCTTTAGAAAGGTTTCCCTGATTTCAGTGTGTAGGATGAACAGCAGGGGCAAAATGGACAcaagagcagaggcaggaagCTAATTAGAATGTCACTGAGATGGCCTAGGCTAGACTTGACCATGTCTTGGTCTAGGGCTGAAACAGTGAAATGGAAAAAATCGTATGGTCTAATTTGGAGGCAGGATGAGAAGGGAAGAGACTGAGGGAAATCACAATCACTGGTTTTTGGCCTGAACAACTGGCCAGCTGCCACCTAGTTAGGATGGGACAACTTGGGAAGGACTTAGATTTAGGGCAGGATAGAAGGAAGTTAGAGCCTAGTCGTGGCTGTGATTTGTTCACCTGGCATCCAAGTGGAGGTGTCAGGTAGTTGAACAGAAGTTAAAGACAGAAGTCCACAGTTCAAGGGACAAGCCCTGGCCAGAGATAAAGATTTGAGATCCATCAGACAACAGATGGTCTCTAAAGGCACACAACCAGATGAGAGTCACTATGGGAATGAATGAAGATAAAGACAGAGCCAAAGCCAAGTCAGGTCCCTCAGGCCAATTAACATTCAgagatggtggaggaggaggggaacagGAAGGAGCCTGAGAGGGAGCTGTGGGCACATAGGAGGAAACTCATGGAAGGTGGTGTCAGAGAAATCCAGAAGAGAGAGTTTTTCAAGAAGGAGGAAGCAACCAAGTGTGTCAAATGCCACTGACAGACTGAGTAAATGAGGCTCAAGAATTGGCTTTCGGCTTTGGCAAAATGTAGGTCACTGGTGCTGTGGACAAGAGCCATTGCAGGTGATGATGGGGACAAAGGGCTGGCTGGAGAGGGATGGCATAGGCTGGGGATGGGGGTAGAGGAAAAGGCGTGGAACAGCAGACGCAGGAGTGAGGGTATCAGGGCAGGGCTTCTCTGAGATGGGTGATGAGGCACTTATGCCCAGAAGATAATGACCAAGGTCCATCAGTGTGGGAGAAATAGCTGATGCAGCATCACTGCGGGAACGAGGTCTGAGAAGGCACGAGGGGTGAAGCCCAGCCGGGGGATATCACCAGAGGTGAAGGGAGGGTGTGTGGCAAGTTCTTCTGTGACTGTATCTATTTTTGTCTCTGGTGATACCATCACCAGCTGAAATTGAGGCTGGGAGTGTGGGAGATTGAGAGAGTAGACAGTATAAATTAGTCATCTCAAGAATGAGGATGGGAAGCTTCTAAGGCATGTTGGAAGAGTTGGGGGCCCACATGGGATCTGCAAGTATTGATTCTAAAGTGAGTCCAATTGCACAGGTGTGCTGGTTCTTGAGCTGGATCCAACATTGGTTAGAtctttggtttggggttttgccAGGTGAGCACGACGGACAGAGAAGGGGGTAAAGGGGTTAGATGCAGGGCAGTGATGATCAGGCTGGATCAAGGACTCCAGGCTGGGTAAGGAGGACAGTGAGGACGTGGTGGCTGGCACTGCAGCGGGGCTAAGGCTTGAAGGTCTCAGTAGGCTCAGAGAATTGCTGCCTTGGGGCTACTGTGGTGCGTGAGCTGGAAGGATAGGGAGCGAGAAGTTTGAGGTTACCAGGGATGACACACTGGAGTGTGCAGATGATACAGGGGTAGAGGTGAGGCTATTATAATCAAGGGGGATCCCTGAATTCTCTTACTTCCTCAGTCCTCTCCCTGTGGGAGTCCAAGAGCTACATCCTACCAGAGCTAGAAGGGGTGAACCTCTTCACTGTACAGAGAAACTGAGACCCGGAGATGCCAAATGCAGAAACTTCAAGGCCGGAAGCCAGAGTTCTAAATCTCAGTCCCAGGGTGAAAGGAGATTCTTGTTGGTGTCATCCCTCCCCCAATCCTCCAGCAATTCCCCTGCCCCACAGCTTTCCCTGTACTCCCCATCCTCTGGAGAGTCTCCTGCAGATGGAAGTCTATAGCCACAAAGAGCGCCTTCTTGTTAACCATGCCACATGTGTCTTTACAAATGTCCGGTGGCAGATCTGTACACTTGTTCtgtcattgattcattcatttgccCAGTTAATCATTCAttcgtccgtccatccatccatccatccatccatcccatgaTTCCATCTTTCATTATCCTTTCATTAGGTTCAAGCTCTTAAACCAAGCGCAAAGGATGAATTCTCAGTCATTGAGAAAATGCTTATCCACCCAACCAACCAGGCAGACATCGGATATGTCCGGAGTGCCAGCCAGTCACAGAACAGCCTCGGGTTAACATGTGGGTATCACATGTCCTCAAACCCCTGGCAGGTGTCCAGGCTTTCTCCTGCCCATTGCTGATCTCATCCTCGGCTGCACATGTCATGTGTGTGCCAAATGTCAGAGCTCTTCCCGCCTCTTCCTCATAGCGGGGCTGATAATATATGAACTGCTATTGATCAAAGTCTACAAGGTGAGTCTTCATGAACTTCTAAAGCTGTCTATTTTTCCATGACAATTTTTTTGGAATGTAATGCTTGCTTATTGTAAAAAATATGACAAAGCATACAAAGTAAAAGACCTCCCTTACAATTGACTACCTCAGCCCCTCCACCCCACATTGCCAACCACTATTAGAAGTAGTGGAGTGGGTATGGTTTGGTTCGTATCCTTCTAGATCATTTCTAtacatttgcaaatgaaaaatatatatatatatatgtacgaTCGAGTATGTAGTTACAATTTGAGATCATAGACCATTATTCTACAACTTCCCTGTCCTCCGTGATAATAAATAATGAGCATTATGCCAGTTGGTTGTGGCAGATCTCTTTCATCATCCTTTTAAAAGGCTGAATTGCATTCACAATATGGAAGGATCCAGTACATTTAATTGGTtcccatcaatggacatttagcgTATTTTTATTtaccctccccccctcccccagctacAATGCTGCTGCAATGGACATCTTTCTGAGCTCTTCCGTATGAGCATTTCTGGAGGGtcattcccagaagtggaattgctgagtcatgtgCATTTTCCATCAGAATGGATACCCAGCGCTGGgcatagtgcctgacacagagtaggAGTTTTGTAACGATCCATGGGGTGAAAAGATGCTGCTAGATTGCCCTCTAGGGTCACACAATCCCCCCTCCCACAACAATAAGCAGAGAGACCTAGAACTGGCCATTTCTGCCACCAGGTCCCAGCGATGCTAGTTTTCAGGATGACCACTTACTTTCCCTCAGGCCACTCTGCTGCATCTGGGGAAGATTTAAAGGCCTCATGCCATCTTTGATGAAAAGAAGGTGGCGTCGGGGCTGAAGGCGACCTCCTCCAGGTCTGCAAAGCCTATTGCTTTAACATCCTCCCACCCAGGTAGGTGTTTACCCAGTGAGGGCAACATCAGCTCTGTGACCTCTCTAATTGGAGCCAGCTGCCACCCTTGCACAAAGCACgtatatcttctttttcctccccctcaTCAATCCCTGAAACTCATGGGAACCTTCTTGTGACTGTGCTCATTCTCCTAACTGCCAACTCCATCTGACACGATACTATCCCCAACCAACCACTGTGCTCCCTCTGGAGCTCTGTACCCAGCCCCAGTCAGGCAGCCCCTGTTCTTAGCATCTTCGGGGCTGGCTGTGCCATTTCCctgctcctggctctgccaccagccTGGGCTGTGACACCCTAAGAATGGATATTTTTGAGAGAGCCCTGTGGCCAGCACAGCAGGGCCAGTCCTACCTCCGATCTCCCCAGGAGCTTCGGTCAGTGCTGTTGCTGTGCCCGTCTGCGGAGGAAGGCTGGCACACACGGGctgcagggcagaggcagggtcaCGGCATCAGAGTCCAGCCCTACCTGGGCTCTGAGACGCTGACGTGGAGGGTCTCTCTCCCGCCGTGGACCCCATGCTAGTCCCCCAGCTCCACGCTTCGCTGCAGGCCCCATGGGGATGAATGCTCCTCGAGAGGACTCTCTCCCATGGTGCAATGGGGAATGCTTCTTTCCTCTTAGGGGTTAACCCCACAGATGAGCTGAGGTGGGAGTGCCCAGAACACACATGGGGctggaagagagggagaatctgccctttcctcttcttcccccagAAGATTCTAGGGTGGGGCAGATGTGGGAGGCCCCACCCCACAGATGGctagcttcccccacccccttcccctcaccccctccccatccccgtGGCCAGGATGGCAGGGAGCTGAGCTCCACCGGGCAGAGCAGTAGGAGGATAGGATGGTGAAGAACAGAACAGTCGCTCCCAGGGGATCCCCAGCTCCCTGTCCAGGCTCTTTAGCACCATGACCTGGGTCTGGGTCAAAGCATCTGCAAAGATCCTCTCCCAGAGGGTGGTTCACAGATGTACTGTCCACCCAGGCTCATCAGTAACACATCAATGGTAGGATTTGGGGTGCAGTGACCTCCTCCCTGCCAGTCCTCCAGCAGTGCCTAGGCTCACTCCCCAATTACACAGCCAGAGGCGGACTCCCAGTGACAACCAGGTAAAATTTAGTGAGTACACATTTGGGGGGTAGGGTACAACAGGGTCTTCTCTATTCAAGTAGACCTGGAGGTGGCGAAGAGCCCATGCAGTGCAATCTCCCAGGAACAGGAGTGCCCTCTACAAGATCTCGAGATTTGTATACCCCTCGGAAACAGGGTTCTCTCCACTCCTCAGAGTAGCCCACCCTACCGGTGGGCACCTCAAGGCACCTCAAGTGTCGATATCTTCCTCCTGGCAGCCTCTAGCATGAGATGGGGGCTGAGGGGAGGCTGACACTCCAGGCCAGCATCTGGGACAAGAGAGGCAGCTGAGGTGGAAGAGGACGGGAAAAACAATAAGTTAAAATCAAGAACAGCAGAGACatggcaggaggggtgggggtgtcacAGGGGTCCCAGGAGTCTTTGGCTTAATCCAGGAGGTACTGCAGAGGAGGGGCTGATACTGCAGTTCCAGGAGGGCGGTGGCTCAGAAGGCTGGGTTGTCGATGCCCCTGGGCACCCCAGGGTGCTCCTCAGGCATGAAGCTGTAGGGAGGGGGTGGCTCCATGGGGGGCAGAACAGGCTTCAGAATGATCTGCAGGTAAAAGAGGGGACACAGAGTCTTCTCAGGGCCAGGCACCAGCCATCACCACCCAAGTGCTGGCTGTGCATCCTTCCCAGGGAGGGGGTGACGCGACGGTGGCTGCAGAGCCCTCTCTAGGTCCGGAGGCCTGGTGGAAGGAGGGCCTCGCTGTCACTGGTTGCTCTAAAAATCTGGACAATAGGGAGGTATGGCCAGCTGAGGAACAGAGCAAGGAATGGGACAGAGACACTCACCTCGCTGTAGGGGGGTGGGGGCTCAAAGGTGGACGTCCTGACCCTCTCTGGGGGGGCAATGGAGGGCGGATCCGGGGGCTCCTCACGATCCACTGGGGGGTCCTGCTCCTGGTCTCCACAGTTGCGACAGAACCGCTTAGCCACGCAGCAGATGCACAAAAGGGGTATGATGATGAGGAAGGTGATGACAAAAATCCTGGGGTAAGGAACCACCAACATCTCCCTGAGTCTCTGGGctgtctctgtcccttcccccaccaaCCTGCACCACCCCTTGGGCAGGAGGTCCAGGCAACCCAACCACTatgccctggccctgggctcacCTCAGAGGACTGGAAAAGAGCTCATATTCTTGACAGCAGCTGTCACCGCAGCATTTGAATCCTTTGGGGCAGGTGCTGGAGGGAGGCAAAGAAAGGCTGTTGGTACCAAGGTGGCAAAAAGATCCCAGCCTCCACACAACTCACTCATACACTCGGGGCACAAGCCATGCCCCAGCAGGGTGGGAAGGAGAAGTCCTCCTTGGGCTCTGTGGGCAAAGCTGGGTCTAAGACCCAGGATCTGGATTCCAGGCTCACTTCACTACTTGTGCCAAGTCACACTTCTTTCTGGGTCTTAcgttccttatctataaaacgGGTGGGATGAATGTCCTGTTGACCTCACTGGGCAGGTGTGGGGATGGCATGTTGCAGTGCCTGCAAGAGCCCTCTAAGGAGAGGGACAGGGCCCTCCTGCCCACAGTCCCCGGCAGTGGGGGCTGTCCTGAAGCGAACTCGAGGAGCCCTTGCTGGTGCCCATGGAGTAAAAGGTGGGAAGGAAACGGTGTTCCTGGAACATCCAGGGCTGATTTGATGGAAACATTCACCTGCTCAGGGGCCGCCCCCCTCAGTCCCTCCTCATTCGCTCAGGCCTTTGGGCATTTATATATTAAGGTTGGCACAGTTTGCCTGCCCCATCCCCTGGGGGCGGGTACTCCTGGAGGAGAGACAGCCTGAGACCTAGAAGATGGAAAGAGGGGTGGAGATTAGACTCCAGACACGCCCACAAGTGCAACTCTGCCCTGCTTGGCAGGAGGAGAAGGGCAGGAAGTGGGGGGAATGTGATGGATGAGGTGCCTTTCTGGCCCCCTTCCCATGAAGGCAG
This genomic window contains:
- the TMEM92 gene encoding transmembrane protein 92; this translates as MSDTWVPGLLPTLLLGLLTGPQQAAAKCGLFFTCPKGFKCCGDSCCQEYELFSSPLRIFVITFLIIIPLLCICCVAKRFCRNCGDQEQDPPVDREEPPDPPSIAPPERVRTSTFEPPPPYSEIILKPVLPPMEPPPPYSFMPEEHPGVPRGIDNPAF